A genomic region of Desulfosarcina ovata subsp. ovata contains the following coding sequences:
- a CDS encoding enoyl-CoA hydratase-related protein has product MEDYLKHTYSDLIVEMDSPLLWVTLNRPQYSNSFSDQMIMDLCRLLREADWDDDVRVIILTGAGKNFCAGGDVKAMEEKTGMFAGDPEELRRRYTKGIQQIPITIESLHTPIIAMVNGAAIGAGCDLACMCDIRIGCRHSRFGETFAKLALVPGDGGAFFLQRVVGFAKAMELSLTGRIVTAEEALALGLLNTLVEEASLKEETEKIAQMISGNSPVAVSMIKKAIRQARTAEISGHLDLVAAFQGITQRTADHFEGVRALKEKRTPHFKGQ; this is encoded by the coding sequence ATGGAAGATTACCTTAAACACACCTATTCAGATCTGATCGTCGAGATGGACAGCCCGCTGCTGTGGGTGACACTGAACCGGCCCCAGTACTCCAATTCGTTTTCGGATCAGATGATTATGGACCTTTGCCGTTTGCTCCGGGAAGCGGACTGGGATGACGACGTGCGCGTCATCATCCTGACGGGTGCGGGCAAGAATTTCTGTGCCGGCGGCGACGTGAAGGCCATGGAAGAAAAAACAGGCATGTTTGCCGGCGACCCGGAGGAACTCAGGCGCAGGTACACAAAGGGTATCCAGCAGATTCCAATAACGATCGAGTCCCTTCACACCCCGATTATCGCAATGGTCAACGGGGCTGCGATCGGGGCCGGGTGCGACCTCGCCTGCATGTGTGACATTCGGATCGGGTGCCGGCATTCCAGGTTTGGCGAAACCTTTGCCAAGCTGGCCCTGGTGCCCGGGGACGGGGGCGCTTTTTTCCTCCAGAGAGTGGTCGGATTCGCCAAGGCCATGGAGCTTTCCCTTACCGGACGGATTGTAACGGCAGAAGAGGCCCTTGCCCTCGGCCTCCTGAATACCCTTGTCGAAGAAGCATCTCTGAAAGAAGAAACCGAAAAAATCGCCCAAATGATTTCCGGCAACAGCCCTGTCGCTGTTTCGATGATTAAAAAAGCCATCCGTCAGGCCCGGACTGCGGAAATCAGCGGGCATCTGGATCTGGTCGCCGCCTTCCAGGGAATCACCCAGCGAACGGCCGATCACTTCGAAGGGGTCAGGGCGCTTAAGGAAAAAAGGACGCCTCACTTCAAGGGCCAGTAG
- a CDS encoding GNAT family N-acetyltransferase, translated as MALKQQKKSVQMNIQIKTECTDIDWGTVPEILKSVGMAHYSPEKHRQAFEASCCTIFLYDGEDLIGFGRAISDGAYQAVVYDVAILEKYQGHGFGKRIIQEILSRVSNCHVILYASPGKEGFYEKYGFRRMKTGMASFLNKDAMAKRGFTE; from the coding sequence TTGGCTTTAAAACAGCAAAAAAAGAGCGTTCAAATGAATATCCAAATAAAAACAGAATGCACAGACATCGATTGGGGAACGGTTCCAGAAATTTTAAAATCGGTTGGAATGGCGCACTACAGCCCTGAGAAGCATCGACAAGCGTTCGAAGCCAGTTGTTGCACCATCTTTCTGTACGATGGTGAAGATTTGATTGGTTTTGGCAGGGCCATATCGGATGGCGCCTATCAAGCCGTTGTGTATGATGTTGCTATCCTTGAAAAGTATCAGGGGCATGGCTTTGGAAAGCGAATCATTCAAGAGATTTTATCACGCGTATCGAATTGTCATGTTATTCTTTATGCGAGTCCCGGCAAGGAAGGATTTTACGAAAAATACGGTTTCAGAAGGATGAAAACAGGTATGGCTTCTTTCCTGAACAAAGATGCCATGGCGAAACGGGGCTTTACGGAATGA